Proteins from one Gemmatimonadota bacterium genomic window:
- a CDS encoding tetratricopeptide repeat protein: MKSYQQLFAELKRRRVFRVMAVYGVVGFVVLQIVDLAVPALLLPEWTYRFVALILLLGLPVAVVLAWALEVTPDGVRRTGEAAPGELAEIIAAPASKRWPSGVLALLGIVALVGSGWWIGRRSVVDDTDGASAEVAGAAAVPAEADDRPSIAVFPFADMSPQGDQEYFSDGITEELLNALANVRELKVAARTSAFAFKGRDLTAEQLGDTLRVAYLVEGSVRKAENQLRITAQLIDTSDGSHLWSDQYDRELRDVFAIQTEIAEAIADELRVPLGLDDARDLVSPTASLEAYDLYLAGRARMRERGAGVFEAAELFEASIALDSTWAPAWAGLAESRALTPMYADEAGDSVWAESLPEAETAAQRALELDPDNASALVALGNVYRDSWEWAEAEEAYLRALALDPDDVEAHQQYAEYLGFVGRLDEALLEARRALNLDRASIRVNVAAYIAAYNGLYDEAIRLFSAAIDAEPDDPLLGLHYGDRLATYAWAGRWAEVRRELLSGNTGTPAEIERWRSAWPADVERPTPAIVDALADGAWDVSTAMWIHLGRPDRALDLIEASFTVVSFGLTTHLWSPPFESLLGEPRFQAVLRRVGLEGRRPTRVGAE; encoded by the coding sequence ATGAAGTCCTACCAGCAGCTCTTCGCCGAACTGAAGCGACGCCGGGTATTCCGCGTGATGGCGGTGTACGGCGTCGTCGGGTTCGTGGTGCTCCAGATCGTGGACCTTGCGGTCCCGGCGCTGCTGCTCCCGGAGTGGACCTACCGGTTCGTGGCGCTGATCCTGCTGCTCGGGCTCCCGGTAGCGGTGGTGCTTGCCTGGGCGCTGGAGGTGACACCGGACGGGGTGCGGCGCACGGGCGAGGCCGCCCCGGGCGAGCTTGCAGAGATCATCGCGGCCCCTGCCTCGAAGCGCTGGCCCTCCGGCGTGCTGGCGCTGCTGGGCATCGTCGCTCTGGTCGGCAGCGGCTGGTGGATCGGTCGACGGTCGGTGGTCGACGACACCGATGGCGCGAGCGCAGAGGTCGCCGGCGCCGCCGCGGTACCGGCCGAAGCCGACGATCGCCCCTCCATCGCCGTGTTCCCGTTCGCGGACATGAGCCCCCAGGGCGACCAGGAGTACTTCAGCGACGGCATCACCGAGGAGCTGCTCAACGCGCTCGCCAACGTCCGCGAGCTGAAGGTCGCCGCGCGCACCTCGGCGTTCGCGTTCAAGGGGCGCGACCTGACCGCCGAGCAGCTCGGCGACACGCTGCGCGTGGCCTACCTCGTCGAGGGGAGCGTGCGCAAGGCGGAAAACCAGCTCCGTATCACGGCCCAGCTCATAGACACCTCGGACGGCTCCCACTTGTGGTCCGACCAGTACGACCGCGAGCTGCGCGACGTCTTCGCCATCCAGACGGAGATCGCCGAGGCCATCGCGGACGAGTTGAGGGTTCCCCTGGGCCTGGACGACGCTCGAGACCTCGTCTCGCCGACCGCGAGCCTCGAAGCGTACGACCTCTACCTCGCGGGCCGGGCCCGAATGCGGGAGCGCGGAGCGGGCGTGTTCGAGGCCGCGGAGCTGTTCGAGGCGTCGATCGCGCTGGACTCGACGTGGGCGCCGGCGTGGGCGGGCCTGGCAGAAAGCCGCGCGCTCACGCCCATGTACGCGGACGAGGCGGGCGACTCGGTGTGGGCGGAGAGCCTCCCAGAGGCCGAGACCGCGGCGCAGCGTGCGCTGGAGCTGGACCCGGACAACGCGTCTGCGCTCGTCGCGCTCGGCAACGTGTACCGCGACAGTTGGGAATGGGCAGAGGCCGAGGAGGCCTACCTGCGCGCACTCGCGCTCGACCCGGACGACGTGGAGGCGCACCAGCAGTACGCCGAGTACCTGGGCTTCGTGGGCCGGCTCGACGAGGCGCTGCTCGAGGCACGCCGGGCCCTGAACCTCGACCGCGCGTCCATCCGCGTGAACGTCGCGGCGTACATCGCCGCCTACAACGGGCTGTACGACGAAGCGATCCGGCTTTTTTCGGCGGCAATCGATGCCGAGCCCGATGACCCGCTGCTGGGCTTACACTACGGCGATCGGTTAGCCACCTACGCCTGGGCTGGCAGGTGGGCTGAGGTCCGTCGCGAGCTCCTCTCGGGGAACACCGGCACCCCGGCCGAGATCGAGCGGTGGCGCAGCGCATGGCCTGCCGACGTCGAGCGGCCGACTCCCGCCATCGTGGACGCGCTTGCAGACGGGGCGTGGGATGTCAGCACCGCCATGTGGATCCACCTCGGCCGGCCCGACCGGGCGCTCGACCTCATCGAGGCCAGCTTCACAGTGGTCTCTTTCGGTCTTACCACGCATCTGTGGTCTCCGCCTTTCGAGTCGCTCCTGGGCGAACCCCGCTTCCAGGCGGTGCTGCGGCGGGTGGGGCTCGAAGGCCGACGGCCCACGCGGGTGGGGGCGGAGTGA